TTGGCGGTATCCCCGATGGGGTGTCCGATCCGGTGTGCATTTCGCCCCGGGCAACGGCGTTGCCGGAAAAACGCGGTTCGGTTGTTTCCCGGGATGAAGATGGCGCTTCCGTTTTCCGCATGGTTGGGTCGGAATCAGGGGCTACCGGTATTTCGTTCCCTTCGCCGGGATCCATGGCAGGCCGGCGCATTTCGCGCGGAAGATCAACCGATTCGAGCCGGTGGCGCACGATATCGCGTATGGCGTCGCGCACCACGCGTTCGTCACGGAACCGCACCTCGCGTTTCGTCGGGTGGATATTGACGTCCACGAATCGCGGGTGAGTTTCAAGCAGGACAATGGCGACGGGATGCCGGCCGACCGTCAACAGGCCCCGGTATCCTTCTTCAAGGCCATATTGGAGCGACCGGTTGACCACGGGCCGCCGGTTTATGAAAAAGAACTGGTGCGATCGCTGGGATCGCGAAAGCCGCGGCGAACCGATCAGTCCGCGGAACGTGAACCCCGCCTGTTCGCCTTCAAGGTCCAGCATGTCTTTGGCAAAACCGAGACCCCAGATCAGCGCCGCGCGCTCACGGAGGCTGGCCATTTCGGGGATGTCGAGCAGGGGCTTGTCATTGTGAAAGAATTGGAAGCCTACGCCGATCTGCGCCAGCGCGTGGCGCTGCACGCAGTCTATGCAATGGCTCAGTTCGGTTGTGATGCCTTTGAGAAACTTCGCGCGTACGGGTGTGTTGAAGTACAGCCGCCCGACCGTTACGCGGGTTCCCACGGGCGCGGCCACATGGGACACGTCGCGCAGCACGCCACCGTCCACCCGGATGCGCGTCGCCGATTCGTCCCGGGTGCGCCGCGTGGTCAATTCAAAATGCGACACCGCCGCGATGCTCGCCAGGGCTTCCCCGCGGAAGCCGAGCGTCCTGATTGCGTCGAGGTCCTCGGCCTTGCGTATCTTGCTGGTCGCGTGGCGTTCGATGGCCAGTAACGCGTCCTGTTCCGACATCCCATGGCCGTTGTCCACGATTTCGATGGTGCGTCGTCCCGCCGCAACGAGCCGCACCGCGATGCGCGTCGCGTGCGCGTCCAGCGCGTTTTCGACCAGTTCCTTGACCACCGATGCCGGGCGCTCGACCACCTCGCCGGCCGCGATCTTGTTGGCCAGT
This genomic window from Candidatus Hydrogenedentota bacterium contains:
- the mutL gene encoding DNA mismatch repair endonuclease MutL; protein product: MSSEVSIPPVRLLPEELANKIAAGEVVERPASVVKELVENALDAHATRIAVRLVAAGRRTIEIVDNGHGMSEQDALLAIERHATSKIRKAEDLDAIRTLGFRGEALASIAAVSHFELTTRRTRDESATRIRVDGGVLRDVSHVAAPVGTRVTVGRLYFNTPVRAKFLKGITTELSHCIDCVQRHALAQIGVGFQFFHNDKPLLDIPEMASLRERAALIWGLGFAKDMLDLEGEQAGFTFRGLIGSPRLSRSQRSHQFFFINRRPVVNRSLQYGLEEGYRGLLTVGRHPVAIVLLETHPRFVDVNIHPTKREVRFRDERVVRDAIRDIVRHRLESVDLPREMRRPAMDPGEGNEIPVAPDSDPTMRKTEAPSSSRETTEPRFSGNAVARGEMHTGSDTPSGIPPITQPPRPVQSQLSEMFGEADTEDATPEAFYEPVGMLAEAPLQIFDTYLIVPEEDRLLIIDQHALHERLTYDMLCADLEDREYASQQLAVPLLVDVPPSHVKLLESNTALFAKLGIELEPFGGNTFQVTAVCTLYDESRVPDIIYRVLDELSQGDLFDKDTLVPDLLRLAVEACRGSVKAGDRLTPEERRGLLEGFRRLRPPYTCPHGRPIITELTQIQMEKSFRRRQ